The window GGGAACGAGAGGGGAGGGAAGGGGCTTGCCGTGCTCCAGCATGCTGTTATCGCATCTATTAACGAGCTGCTTGAAAAGTTGTGTCAGGAGGCCGAAATCAAAACGCAGGATGTACAGGCTGTGGCTGTTTCCGGCAACACAACCATGGTTCATCTCTTGCTCGGGCTCAGTCCACGCCATATCTGTCGGGAACCGTACATCCCCTTGGTGAATGCCCCTGATCCCTTTCCAGCTGGAGAAATCGGGCTGAAGCTTCATAAGCAGGCAACGGTATGGGTACTGCCGGGCCGGGGCAGTTATTTCGGCGGTGATTTGATTTCCGGCATCCTTGCTACTGGCCTTGATCAGGCAGAGGAGACCTGCATGCTCATTGACGTGGGCACTAATGCCGAGGTGGTCATGGGCAATAACGAATGGCTGATCGCCTGTGCCGGGGCAGCCGGTCCGGCATTGGAAGGCGGAGTGGCCCGGATGGGTATGCGGGCTGCCAGCGGGGCGGTCGAGCATGTGGCTATTGATCAGGAAAATTGGCAGCTCAATTGGCGCAGTATCGGTGAGGGGCCGCCTTTGGGGCTTTGCGGTTCCGGGCTGATTGATCTGGTGGCGGAGCTTTATCTCGCCCGCATTGTTGATCTGCGGGGCAAATTTCAGGCCGAGTTTCCGGACCAGTCAGCAGAGCATAAACGTTTTGTTGCGGAACGGTTGTTGGAGCTGGATGGTGAGCAGGTCTTTTTGGTAGTTGCTGCCGGAGAGGCGGGGAACAAGGAGCCTGTCGTACTTAGTCAGCTTGATCTGGACGCCATGATGCGCTCCAAGGCGGCCATGTATGCGATTCTCGTCACCCTGATCGGGCAGGTCGGGGTGGAATTCAGCGAGTTGTATAGGATTTCAGTCGCCGGAGCCTTTGGCAAACATATCAATCCCCAACAGGCTATTACCCTGGGTATGCTGCCGGACCTGCCCCTGACCACCTTTCAGCCAGTGGGCAACAGTTCCCTGCCCGGGGCCGAGATGATCCTGCTGGATCATACCGCCTTTGCGCGGTCACAGGAGATCGCCCGCAAGATTACCTATATTGAACTGAAT is drawn from Candidatus Electrothrix rattekaaiensis and contains these coding sequences:
- a CDS encoding ASKHA domain-containing protein — translated: MLKTIPLVTLIQVKAILPSLHDNTADLDRLKFALAESLPDQFRRRSCSICIPFACMAEIAVSFRAAGFAGYAVVHYDYDRLVLVEFGAEPPDLLPALALDLGSTHLEATLLDCLTGKTLAHGTALNRQVDYGADILSRIHFAERKESGGNERGGKGLAVLQHAVIASINELLEKLCQEAEIKTQDVQAVAVSGNTTMVHLLLGLSPRHICREPYIPLVNAPDPFPAGEIGLKLHKQATVWVLPGRGSYFGGDLISGILATGLDQAEETCMLIDVGTNAEVVMGNNEWLIACAGAAGPALEGGVARMGMRAASGAVEHVAIDQENWQLNWRSIGEGPPLGLCGSGLIDLVAELYLARIVDLRGKFQAEFPDQSAEHKRFVAERLLELDGEQVFLVVAAGEAGNKEPVVLSQLDLDAMMRSKAAMYAILVTLIGQVGVEFSELYRISVAGAFGKHINPQQAITLGMLPDLPLTTFQPVGNSSLPGAEMILLDHTAFARSQEIARKITYIELNVNQEFMIRFSGSRFIPHTDPGLFPSVPSFR